From Leptolyngbya sp. CCY15150, the proteins below share one genomic window:
- a CDS encoding cadherin repeat domain-containing protein: protein DDTNSEGNGLSYSLSGGDDQAFFDINATTGALSFLNAPDFETPLDDGSNNTYAVEVTVTDAGGLSTAQLLTITVTNVN from the coding sequence CTGACGATACCAACAGTGAAGGCAATGGACTTTCCTACAGCCTCAGCGGCGGCGATGACCAAGCCTTCTTTGACATCAATGCCACAACCGGTGCCCTATCCTTCCTCAACGCCCCTGATTTTGAAACTCCCCTTGATGATGGAAGCAACAATACCTATGCCGTTGAAGTAACTGTTACGGATGCTGGGGGGCTGAGTACCGCGCAACTGCTCACCATTACCGTCACGAATGTCAATG